The proteins below come from a single Micromonospora citrea genomic window:
- a CDS encoding NAD(P)/FAD-dependent oxidoreductase has translation MNPKRILVVGAGHVGLYAALRLSKKLSSREAEVIVVDPQPHMTYQPFLPEAAAGNISPRHSVVPLRRELRRCKVVAGAVQRIDHDRKTAVVQPISGPTREIPYDHVVVAPGSVSRTLPIPGLHEHGIGFKTIGEAIYLRNHVLDRLDVAAATPDPEVRRSALTFTFVGGGYAGIEALAEMEDMARDALKYYPELKPEDMRWVLVEATQRVLPEVDRDMGAYTVQQLLKRNMDIRLDTRLESCVDGVVKLSDGDSFRSDTIVWTAGVKPSPMLDATDFPRDERRRITCLPTLQVVDGDRVVEGAWSAGDCAAVPDLTKEPGNYCSPSAQHAVRQAARMADNIANVVRGREPVEYKHKHAGSVASLGLHKGVAQVYGIKMTGWPAWFMHRTYHMSRIPSFNRKVRVVVDWTLAFFLKREVVALGQLHDPREEFAEASQPVGAGRAA, from the coding sequence GTGAATCCGAAGCGGATCCTTGTGGTGGGTGCCGGGCACGTCGGTCTCTACGCGGCCCTGCGCCTGTCGAAGAAGCTCAGCTCCCGTGAGGCTGAGGTCATCGTGGTGGACCCTCAGCCCCACATGACCTACCAGCCGTTCCTGCCCGAGGCCGCGGCCGGCAACATCTCGCCCCGGCACTCCGTGGTGCCGCTGCGACGCGAGTTGCGGCGGTGCAAGGTGGTGGCCGGCGCGGTGCAGCGGATCGACCACGACCGCAAGACCGCCGTCGTGCAGCCGATCAGCGGCCCGACCCGGGAGATCCCGTACGACCACGTCGTCGTCGCCCCCGGCTCGGTGTCCCGGACGCTGCCGATCCCCGGCCTGCACGAGCACGGCATCGGCTTCAAGACCATCGGTGAGGCCATCTACCTGCGCAACCACGTGCTGGACCGGCTCGACGTGGCGGCGGCCACGCCGGACCCGGAGGTGCGCCGCAGCGCCCTGACCTTCACCTTCGTCGGCGGCGGGTACGCCGGCATCGAGGCGCTCGCCGAGATGGAGGACATGGCCCGGGACGCCCTGAAGTACTACCCGGAGCTGAAGCCGGAGGACATGCGCTGGGTGCTGGTCGAGGCCACCCAGCGGGTGCTGCCCGAGGTCGACCGGGACATGGGCGCCTACACGGTCCAGCAGCTGCTCAAGCGGAACATGGACATCCGGCTGGACACCCGGCTCGAGTCCTGCGTCGACGGGGTGGTGAAGCTCTCCGACGGCGACAGCTTCCGCTCCGACACCATCGTCTGGACGGCCGGCGTCAAGCCGTCGCCGATGCTGGACGCGACCGACTTCCCCCGCGACGAGCGGCGCCGGATCACCTGCCTGCCGACCCTCCAGGTCGTCGACGGCGACCGGGTCGTCGAGGGCGCCTGGAGCGCCGGCGACTGCGCGGCGGTGCCGGACCTGACCAAGGAGCCCGGCAACTACTGCTCGCCGAGCGCGCAGCACGCGGTGCGCCAGGCCGCCCGGATGGCCGACAACATCGCCAACGTCGTCCGCGGCCGGGAGCCGGTGGAGTACAAGCACAAGCACGCCGGCAGCGTCGCCAGCCTCGGCCTGCACAAGGGCGTCGCCCAGGTGTACGGCATCAAGATGACCGGCTGGCCGGCCTGGTTCATGCACCGGACGTACCACATGAGCCGGATCCCGTCGTTCAACCGGAAGGTCCGGGTCGTGGTCGACTGGACGCTGGCGTTCTTCCTCAAGCGCGAGGTGGTCGCCCTGGGGCAGCTGCACGACCCGCGCGAGGAGTTCGCCGAGGCGTCCCAGCCCGTCGGCGCCGGCCGGGCGGCCTGA
- a CDS encoding LppU/SCO3897 family protein — protein MSEQVAPPPAPDAAAQPPSAVPAPPPAEPTKKSGSKKALGIVGAVVAFLVIAGLKFGVGSAIGNFLNKDETADAKVGDCIAELPEVTGTEQEKVDGAKVVKCTSTDAVYNVVGRVDGQTEAQARSGEACEQYIKEDQDGYVFYSIEPGKKGYLLCLTKKA, from the coding sequence GTGTCAGAGCAGGTCGCACCGCCCCCCGCGCCGGACGCCGCCGCGCAGCCCCCGTCGGCCGTCCCCGCGCCGCCCCCGGCGGAGCCGACGAAGAAGTCCGGCTCCAAGAAGGCGCTCGGCATCGTGGGCGCGGTCGTCGCGTTCCTGGTCATCGCGGGGCTCAAGTTCGGCGTCGGCTCGGCGATCGGCAACTTCCTCAACAAGGACGAGACCGCCGACGCCAAGGTCGGCGACTGCATCGCCGAGCTGCCCGAGGTGACCGGCACCGAGCAGGAGAAGGTCGACGGCGCCAAGGTCGTCAAGTGCACCTCCACCGACGCCGTGTACAACGTGGTCGGCCGGGTCGACGGCCAGACCGAGGCGCAGGCCCGCTCCGGTGAGGCGTGTGAGCAGTACATCAAGGAGGACCAGGACGGTTACGTCTTCTACAGCATCGAGCCGGGCAAGAAGGGCTACCTGCTCTGCCTGACGAAGAAGGCCTGA
- a CDS encoding DUF58 domain-containing protein, which translates to MVAPAVPPRDGSRPLPATGWAPTWALGRAVLLTGVLLIAGVLLGRVDLIVLAAPFALGTAYALRRRPTALPQVWIATDEGHLVEGGELTGTVSVGNPDLLDYDVTVVRSRVSPWLRVERATIAGAAAAGTPSAVVPSVADRPFVTAVPTDAAVDLELTGTALRWGRHPIGPAGARVAAAHGLLVSRAVITEPSRVRVYPKTEPFDAVEAMPRAAGLVGAHHSRRPGEGGELAGVRVFAPGDRLRRIDWRVSLRARQLHVAATLSDRDAEVVVLLDVLAEAGRSGGVSGAASVLDTTVRAAAAIAEHYLHRGDRVSMLEYGPTARRLRPATGRRQYLTVLEWLLDVRVESSPHEPYDQVFGPQLLSADALVVVLTPLLDERSAQMLARLARSGRFVVAVDTLPADLAPPRDGGWSEVAYRLWRLDRATMIGQLREHGVPVVGWAGAGSLDQVLRDVARLATAPRVGVR; encoded by the coding sequence ATGGTCGCGCCCGCCGTGCCGCCCCGGGACGGGTCGCGGCCCCTGCCCGCGACCGGCTGGGCGCCCACCTGGGCGCTCGGCCGGGCGGTGCTGCTCACCGGCGTGCTGCTGATCGCGGGGGTGCTGCTCGGCCGGGTCGACCTGATCGTGCTGGCCGCCCCGTTCGCGCTCGGCACCGCGTACGCGCTGCGCCGCCGGCCGACCGCCCTGCCACAGGTCTGGATCGCGACGGACGAGGGCCACCTGGTCGAGGGCGGCGAGCTGACCGGCACGGTCAGCGTCGGCAACCCCGACCTGCTCGACTACGACGTGACGGTGGTCCGCAGCCGGGTCTCGCCCTGGCTCCGGGTGGAGCGGGCGACGATCGCCGGTGCCGCGGCGGCCGGCACCCCCTCGGCCGTCGTCCCGTCCGTCGCCGACCGGCCGTTCGTGACCGCCGTCCCGACCGACGCCGCCGTCGACCTGGAGCTGACCGGCACAGCGTTGCGCTGGGGCCGGCACCCGATCGGCCCGGCCGGCGCCCGGGTCGCCGCCGCGCACGGCCTGCTGGTCTCCCGCGCCGTGATCACCGAACCGTCCCGCGTCCGAGTCTACCCGAAGACCGAACCGTTCGACGCCGTCGAGGCGATGCCGCGCGCCGCCGGCCTCGTCGGCGCGCACCACTCGCGCCGGCCCGGCGAGGGCGGGGAACTGGCCGGCGTGCGGGTCTTCGCCCCGGGCGACCGGCTGCGCCGGATCGACTGGCGGGTCTCGCTGCGCGCCCGGCAGTTGCACGTCGCGGCCACTCTCTCCGACCGCGACGCCGAGGTCGTGGTGCTGCTCGACGTGCTCGCCGAGGCGGGTCGCTCGGGCGGCGTCTCGGGCGCCGCCTCCGTGCTGGACACCACGGTCCGGGCCGCCGCCGCGATCGCCGAGCACTACCTGCACCGGGGCGACCGGGTGTCGATGCTGGAGTACGGCCCGACGGCCCGCCGACTGCGCCCGGCCACCGGCCGCCGGCAGTACCTGACCGTGCTGGAGTGGCTGCTCGACGTGCGCGTCGAGTCCTCCCCGCACGAGCCGTACGACCAGGTCTTCGGTCCGCAGTTGCTCTCCGCGGACGCGCTGGTGGTGGTCCTCACCCCGCTGCTGGACGAGCGGTCGGCGCAGATGCTGGCCCGGCTGGCCCGCTCCGGGCGGTTCGTGGTCGCGGTGGACACCCTGCCGGCGGATCTCGCGCCGCCCAGGGACGGGGGCTGGTCCGAGGTGGCGTACCGGCTGTGGCGGCTGGACCGGGCCACGATGATCGGGCAGTTGCGGGAGCACGGCGTGCCGGTGGTGGGCTGGGCCGGGGCGGGCAGCCTCGACCAGGTGCTGCGCGACGTGGCGCGCCTGGCCACCGCCCCGAGGGTGGGTGTGCGGTGA
- a CDS encoding HAAS signaling domain-containing protein: MTVTGQEITEYVARVRAALADLPPAHRDELTEDLPEHLAEVAADTGGTLVERLGEPEAYAAELRAAAGVGATARGRRVDRRLGVAVDRLRARARRWDVQLGPPLGYASASEFLRLLRPAWWVLRGYLAAMLVTALTTGGGFGLAPSLNGSGLAGLVLLAGSVLASIWLGHHAPRLTRPKRRLLHAGTAVLVVFGLVGLADLNSRVGSGDLDYQQISVDERYSHVRDVYVYDSEGRLVRDARLFDQNGDPIRLGHPDCPDLQDPRGLGNPVLRPYPYCPEQAPFGPRPTATTPAPGLAPLPGPAATGGPSAPAPTADPAATDPTVATAPAATVFPAPSRT, translated from the coding sequence ATGACCGTCACGGGGCAGGAGATCACGGAGTACGTCGCACGGGTGCGGGCCGCACTGGCCGACCTGCCGCCGGCGCACCGCGACGAGTTGACCGAGGACCTGCCGGAGCACCTCGCCGAGGTCGCCGCCGACACCGGCGGCACCCTCGTCGAACGGCTCGGCGAGCCCGAGGCGTACGCGGCCGAGCTGCGCGCCGCCGCCGGGGTCGGCGCCACGGCCCGCGGTCGGCGCGTCGACCGTCGCCTGGGCGTCGCCGTGGACCGGCTGCGGGCGCGGGCGCGGCGCTGGGACGTCCAACTCGGACCACCCCTCGGGTACGCCTCGGCCAGCGAGTTCCTCCGGCTGCTCCGGCCGGCCTGGTGGGTGCTGCGGGGCTACCTGGCCGCCATGCTCGTCACGGCGCTCACCACCGGCGGCGGGTTCGGCCTGGCACCGAGTCTCAACGGCAGCGGGCTGGCCGGCCTGGTGCTGCTCGCCGGCAGCGTGCTCGCGTCGATCTGGCTCGGCCACCACGCGCCCCGGCTGACCCGGCCCAAGCGGCGGCTGCTGCACGCCGGCACCGCCGTGCTGGTGGTCTTCGGGCTGGTCGGTCTGGCCGACCTCAACAGCCGCGTCGGCTCGGGCGACCTCGACTACCAGCAGATCTCGGTGGATGAGCGCTACTCCCACGTCCGGGACGTCTACGTCTACGACAGCGAGGGCCGGCTGGTGCGCGACGCCCGGCTCTTCGACCAGAACGGCGACCCGATCCGCCTCGGCCACCCGGACTGCCCCGACCTGCAGGACCCGAGAGGGCTCGGCAACCCGGTGCTGCGCCCGTACCCGTACTGCCCGGAGCAGGCGCCGTTCGGCCCGCGCCCGACGGCCACGACCCCGGCGCCCGGCCTGGCGCCGCTGCCGGGTCCCGCCGCGACGGGCGGCCCGTCCGCCCCGGCCCCCACGGCCGACCCGGCGGCGACCGACCCGACGGTGGCGACCGCTCCGGCGGCGACCGTCTTCCCCGCGCCGAGCCGGACGTGA
- a CDS encoding sigma-70 family RNA polymerase sigma factor codes for MTDDVDLLDEFEAARPRLLSLAHRIVGSVHDAEDAVQTAWLRTQTAHPGKLDNPDGWFTTVTARLCLDQLRARDRRGELPLLAEAVPDEQIAADEEFLRREDVSRALLVLLGQLTPTQRVAYVLHDLFAVPFDRIAAVLGASPAAAKKLASRARIRLRERNPGPEPSLVDHARVVDAFLAAARGGDIDRLVALMAPDVVRTVDLDVLPDGAAAAAYGNRTVAEETRHFADRVHASVPMVVDGGPAALMAPGGHPLAVIRFDIRQGAIARISIARYRRTDHVSPCPALA; via the coding sequence GTGACCGACGACGTGGACCTGCTCGACGAGTTCGAAGCGGCCCGGCCCCGACTGCTCTCGCTCGCTCATCGCATCGTGGGCTCCGTCCACGACGCCGAGGACGCCGTCCAGACCGCCTGGCTCCGCACCCAGACCGCCCACCCGGGCAAGCTGGACAACCCGGACGGCTGGTTCACCACCGTGACCGCACGGCTGTGTCTCGACCAGCTGCGGGCGCGGGACCGTCGTGGCGAACTCCCACTGCTCGCCGAGGCCGTCCCCGATGAGCAGATCGCCGCCGACGAGGAGTTCCTCCGCCGCGAGGACGTCTCGCGTGCCCTCCTGGTGCTGCTGGGCCAGCTCACGCCCACCCAACGGGTGGCCTACGTGCTGCACGACCTGTTCGCCGTGCCGTTCGACCGGATCGCCGCCGTGCTGGGCGCCTCGCCGGCCGCCGCGAAGAAGCTGGCCAGCCGGGCGCGGATCCGCCTGCGGGAGAGGAACCCCGGTCCGGAGCCGTCGCTCGTCGACCACGCGCGGGTCGTCGACGCCTTCCTCGCCGCCGCTCGCGGCGGCGACATCGACCGCCTCGTCGCGCTGATGGCGCCCGACGTCGTGCGGACCGTCGACCTGGACGTGCTGCCCGACGGCGCCGCGGCCGCGGCCTACGGCAACCGGACTGTGGCGGAGGAGACCCGGCACTTCGCCGACCGGGTCCACGCGAGCGTCCCGATGGTCGTCGACGGCGGCCCCGCAGCCCTCATGGCGCCGGGAGGCCACCCGCTGGCGGTCATCCGGTTCGACATCCGCCAAGGCGCGATCGCCCGCATCTCGATCGCCCGCTACCGGCGGACCGACCACGTCTCGCCCTGTCCCGCACTCGCCTGA
- a CDS encoding DUF4129 domain-containing protein gives MDLNVLRRWWPVAAVGVLLAVAALASAHSSIGASRIPPAAEDIPFVTDYPTAEPTSRIPVEPREAGEATRASIPEWLGTVAIVLLGLALLAVFGYLAWTLLRGALRRATRALPHRRPRATPEGTAREVAAALDAGLEELDDRDTDPRTAVIACWVRLEEAAAGAGVPRLAGDTPTDLVTRLLRGDPSAGIPAIASADVLAEFAHVYREARYATRPVDEHTRDQARAALRRLRGELSAVVADGPEVSA, from the coding sequence ATGGACCTGAACGTGCTGCGCAGGTGGTGGCCCGTCGCCGCGGTGGGCGTCCTGCTCGCCGTCGCCGCGCTGGCCTCCGCACACTCGTCGATCGGCGCCAGCCGGATCCCGCCCGCCGCCGAGGACATCCCCTTCGTCACGGATTATCCCACCGCCGAGCCGACCTCCCGGATTCCCGTGGAGCCGCGCGAGGCCGGCGAAGCCACCCGGGCGAGCATCCCGGAGTGGCTCGGCACCGTCGCGATCGTGCTGCTGGGGCTGGCTCTGCTCGCCGTGTTCGGCTACCTCGCGTGGACGCTGCTCCGGGGCGCGCTGCGCCGCGCCACCCGGGCGCTGCCGCACCGGCGGCCCCGTGCCACGCCCGAGGGCACGGCCCGCGAGGTGGCCGCCGCCCTCGACGCCGGCCTGGAGGAGTTGGACGACCGGGACACCGACCCGCGTACCGCCGTGATCGCCTGCTGGGTGCGCCTGGAGGAGGCCGCCGCCGGGGCCGGCGTGCCACGGCTGGCCGGCGACACCCCCACCGACCTGGTCACCCGCCTGCTGCGGGGCGACCCGTCGGCGGGGATCCCGGCGATCGCCAGCGCCGACGTGCTGGCCGAGTTCGCGCACGTCTACCGCGAGGCCCGGTACGCCACCCGGCCCGTCGACGAGCACACCCGTGACCAGGCCCGCGCGGCGCTGCGCCGGCTGCGCGGCGAGCTCTCCGCCGTGGTCGCCGACGGGCCGGAGGTGTCGGCGTGA
- a CDS encoding Bax inhibitor-1/YccA family protein: MKTSNPVLARLGQAAERERSAGYAPTGPYGQPGYPQQYPTEAGYPAAPPAVNTMSVDDVVVKTVTLLGILGVSAAAAWVLVPDALLGAAWIGAAVVGLVLGLVISFSRMANPALVVAYAVVEGVFVGMVSKFFDSLYDGIVLQAVTATFGVFFVMAMLYKAKVIRATPKFVKGMIAVMAGLFAVMLINLVLALFDINTGLRDGSPLAIGFSLVCIVVASLSFVLSFKEIEDGVRMGLPQRYSWVAAFGILVSLVWLYIEILRLLSYFQGDD, encoded by the coding sequence GTGAAGACTTCGAACCCGGTGCTCGCCCGGCTCGGCCAGGCGGCCGAGCGGGAGCGCTCCGCCGGGTACGCCCCGACCGGGCCGTACGGACAGCCCGGCTACCCCCAGCAGTACCCGACGGAGGCCGGCTACCCGGCGGCGCCGCCGGCCGTCAACACCATGTCGGTCGACGACGTGGTGGTCAAGACCGTCACGCTCCTCGGCATCCTCGGCGTCTCCGCCGCGGCCGCCTGGGTCCTGGTGCCCGACGCGCTGCTCGGTGCCGCCTGGATCGGCGCTGCCGTGGTCGGCCTGGTGCTGGGTCTGGTCATCTCGTTCTCCCGGATGGCCAACCCGGCGCTGGTGGTCGCGTACGCCGTCGTCGAGGGCGTCTTCGTCGGCATGGTGAGCAAGTTCTTCGACTCGCTCTACGACGGCATCGTGCTCCAGGCGGTCACCGCCACGTTCGGTGTCTTCTTCGTGATGGCCATGCTCTACAAGGCGAAGGTCATCCGGGCGACCCCGAAGTTCGTCAAGGGCATGATCGCCGTGATGGCGGGCCTCTTCGCCGTCATGCTGATCAACCTCGTGCTCGCGCTCTTCGACATCAACACCGGCCTGCGCGACGGCAGCCCGCTGGCGATCGGCTTCAGCCTGGTCTGCATCGTGGTGGCCTCGCTGAGCTTCGTGCTCAGCTTCAAGGAGATCGAGGACGGCGTCCGGATGGGCCTGCCGCAGCGCTACTCCTGGGTCGCCGCCTTCGGCATCCTGGTCAGCCTGGTCTGGCTCTACATCGAGATCCTGCGCCTGCTGAGCTACTTCCAGGGCGACGACTGA
- a CDS encoding dienelactone hydrolase family protein — protein sequence MGEMVSFTSSGGAREGYLAIPSGGAASPAVIVIQDWWGLVPHITSVVDRFAEAGFVALAPDFRHGGPASRPDEPRQMLNGPQMDEAAADIAAAAEFLAGRPEVTGKVGCAGFCAGASLALWAAGRSERIVATAAFYPRLPWDGMRPEWSDYAGKAALIHCSEADGTSAADGVQTVRSAIETAGGSCQTYDYAGTAHAFFNEDRPENFDQRAAATAWARTLELFRAKLG from the coding sequence ATGGGCGAAATGGTGAGCTTCACCAGCAGCGGTGGTGCGCGCGAGGGGTATCTCGCGATACCGTCCGGCGGTGCGGCCAGCCCTGCGGTCATCGTCATCCAGGACTGGTGGGGCCTCGTACCCCACATCACCTCGGTCGTCGACCGGTTCGCCGAGGCCGGGTTCGTCGCCCTCGCCCCGGACTTCCGGCACGGCGGCCCGGCCAGCAGGCCCGACGAGCCCCGCCAGATGCTGAACGGCCCGCAGATGGACGAGGCCGCCGCCGACATCGCCGCCGCGGCGGAGTTCCTCGCCGGGCGGCCCGAGGTCACCGGCAAGGTGGGCTGCGCGGGCTTCTGCGCGGGCGCGAGCCTGGCCCTCTGGGCGGCCGGCCGCTCGGAGCGGATCGTCGCCACCGCCGCCTTCTACCCCCGGCTGCCCTGGGACGGGATGCGCCCCGAGTGGTCCGACTACGCGGGCAAGGCCGCCCTCATCCACTGCTCGGAAGCGGACGGCACCTCCGCCGCCGACGGTGTGCAGACCGTCCGCAGCGCCATCGAGACCGCCGGCGGCAGCTGCCAGACCTACGACTACGCCGGCACCGCGCACGCCTTCTTCAACGAGGACCGGCCGGAGAACTTCGACCAGCGCGCCGCCGCCACCGCCTGGGCGCGCACCCTGGAACTCTTCCGGGCCAAGCTTGGCTGA
- a CDS encoding DUF397 domain-containing protein gives MELTGARWRKSTRSDNGGASCVEVADNLPGVVLVRDSKDRSGPTLSFDPVAWSRFVTGLAERHPR, from the coding sequence ATGGAGCTGACCGGCGCCCGGTGGCGCAAGTCCACGCGCAGCGACAACGGCGGCGCCTCGTGCGTGGAGGTCGCCGACAACCTGCCCGGCGTGGTGCTGGTCCGCGACAGCAAGGACCGCTCGGGCCCGACGCTCTCCTTCGACCCGGTTGCCTGGTCCCGCTTCGTCACCGGCCTCGCGGAGCGTCACCCGCGCTAG
- a CDS encoding uracil-DNA glycosylase, translating into MVARAARATDLAGLDAAVSDCFACPRLVRWREEVARTRRAAFRDQEYWGRPVPGFGAPDARIAILGLAPAAHGGNRTGRIFTGDRSGDVLFAALHRAGLANQPTSVAADDGLSLRDLRVFSAVRCAPPDNKPTPDERDTCAPWLHREVALIRPTLRVVVALGAFAWAAWWPVLRAVYGQRPPSPRPAFGHGAHWSGTAAPELVGCYHVSQQNTFTGRLTPGMLDDVFARAKQLAGVD; encoded by the coding sequence GTGGTCGCCCGCGCCGCGCGGGCGACGGACCTGGCCGGCCTCGACGCGGCCGTCTCCGACTGTTTCGCCTGCCCGCGCCTGGTGCGGTGGCGCGAGGAGGTGGCCCGCACGCGCCGGGCGGCCTTCCGCGACCAGGAGTACTGGGGCCGGCCGGTGCCCGGCTTCGGCGCCCCCGACGCGCGCATCGCCATCCTCGGCCTGGCGCCCGCCGCGCACGGCGGGAACCGCACCGGGCGGATCTTCACCGGCGACCGCTCCGGGGACGTGCTCTTCGCCGCGCTGCACCGCGCCGGGCTGGCCAACCAGCCGACCAGCGTCGCCGCCGACGACGGACTGTCCCTGCGGGACCTGCGCGTCTTCTCCGCGGTGCGCTGCGCGCCGCCGGACAACAAGCCCACCCCCGACGAGCGGGACACGTGCGCGCCGTGGCTGCACCGCGAGGTCGCGCTGATCCGGCCCACCCTGCGCGTCGTGGTCGCGCTGGGCGCGTTCGCCTGGGCGGCGTGGTGGCCGGTGCTGCGTGCGGTGTACGGCCAGCGCCCGCCCAGCCCGCGACCGGCGTTCGGTCATGGGGCACACTGGTCCGGCACGGCCGCGCCGGAGTTGGTGGGCTGCTACCACGTCAGCCAGCAGAACACCTTCACGGGGCGGCTCACACCAGGGATGCTGGACGACGTGTTCGCCCGGGCGAAGCAGCTGGCCGGGGTGGACTGA
- a CDS encoding PadR family transcriptional regulator — MDTTQLLKGVLDLAVLAVLREEDGYGYDILRRLREAGLEEVGDASVYGTLRRLYAGGLLTTYVVPSESGPHRKYYSLNAAGRDQLTRSGKLWRSFATTMDALLDDRGMAA, encoded by the coding sequence GTGGATACCACACAGCTGTTGAAGGGCGTGCTGGATCTGGCGGTGCTCGCCGTCCTGCGCGAGGAGGACGGCTACGGCTACGACATCCTGCGCCGGCTGCGCGAGGCCGGGCTGGAGGAGGTCGGCGACGCCTCCGTCTACGGCACGCTGCGCCGGCTCTACGCCGGTGGCCTGCTGACCACCTACGTGGTGCCGAGCGAATCCGGCCCGCACCGCAAGTACTACTCGCTCAACGCCGCCGGCCGGGACCAGCTCACCCGCAGCGGCAAGCTCTGGCGCTCGTTCGCCACGACCATGGACGCGCTGCTCGACGATCGGGGGATGGCGGCATGA
- a CDS encoding AAA family ATPase, with product MNDVDRSMPAAEVGHLARSVLEAVGQVVVGKRDALELVLAGILAGGHVLLEDLPGLGKTLTARSFAQALGLDFRRLQFTPDLLPADVTGSFLYDQRSGEFAFRAGPVFTNLLLADEINRTPPKTQSALLEAMQEKQVSVEGVTYKLDEPFHVLATANPIEYEGTYPLPEAQLDRFLLRVSFGYPEHEEEWEVLRRRMARRREEADIKPVVDAATLRAMQAALEDVVVEDSIGRYIVALTAATREHPSVLVGASPRGSLALLLLARVRAVMAGRDYVVPEDVKEVAVPALAHRITLRPEMWLRRVDPSFVVGEVLEGTPAPASGALPSYAAGRPGH from the coding sequence ATGAACGACGTGGACCGCAGCATGCCCGCCGCAGAGGTCGGCCACCTCGCCCGGTCGGTGCTGGAGGCGGTCGGTCAGGTCGTGGTCGGCAAGCGGGACGCGCTGGAACTGGTCCTCGCCGGGATCCTGGCCGGCGGGCACGTGCTGCTGGAGGACCTGCCGGGCCTGGGCAAGACGCTGACCGCGCGCTCCTTCGCGCAGGCGCTCGGGCTGGACTTCCGCCGGCTCCAGTTCACCCCCGACCTGCTGCCCGCCGACGTGACCGGCTCGTTCCTGTACGACCAGCGCAGCGGCGAGTTCGCGTTCCGGGCCGGGCCGGTCTTCACCAACCTGCTCCTCGCCGACGAGATCAACCGGACCCCGCCGAAGACCCAGTCGGCCCTGCTGGAGGCGATGCAGGAGAAGCAGGTCTCGGTGGAGGGCGTGACGTACAAGCTGGACGAGCCGTTCCACGTGCTGGCCACCGCCAACCCCATCGAGTACGAGGGCACCTACCCGCTGCCCGAGGCGCAGCTCGACCGGTTCCTGCTCCGGGTCTCCTTCGGCTACCCGGAGCACGAGGAGGAGTGGGAGGTGCTGCGCCGACGGATGGCCCGCCGCCGCGAGGAGGCGGACATCAAGCCCGTGGTGGACGCGGCCACCCTGCGCGCCATGCAGGCCGCGCTGGAGGACGTGGTGGTCGAGGACTCCATCGGCCGCTACATCGTCGCGCTGACCGCCGCCACCCGCGAGCACCCCTCGGTGCTGGTCGGCGCCTCGCCGCGCGGCTCGCTGGCGCTGCTGCTGCTGGCCCGGGTGCGGGCCGTCATGGCCGGCCGCGACTACGTGGTGCCGGAGGACGTCAAGGAGGTCGCGGTGCCCGCGCTGGCGCACCGCATCACGCTGCGTCCGGAGATGTGGCTGCGCCGGGTCGACCCGTCCTTCGTGGTCGGCGAGGTGCTGGAGGGGACGCCGGCGCCGGCCAGCGGGGCGCTGCCCAGCTACGCCGCCGGCCGGCCCGGGCACTGA
- a CDS encoding helix-turn-helix domain-containing protein, translated as MTGSQLSALELLAGELRRLRAERGLSQEELAQRINYSGSLVGMVEIGRRTPSLDFVRRADEALDSGGLLGRILPLVSLETAPAWCRPWVAVEQEAATLWWFEISVLPGLLQTEAYARAVLGGGGLHPSEQIEQRVSARLQRQQILDRAQPPQLVVVLDEGILRRPVADQFGVMREQLDHLISLATRPHVHLHVVPAEVGVYPGLAGPFILAGYADGGWVAHLDSPLRAQVLDRAEEIASLHRRWESVRSEALSRRQSLVLMQEVAKTWS; from the coding sequence ATGACCGGATCGCAACTGTCGGCGTTGGAGCTGCTGGCCGGAGAGCTGCGGCGGCTGCGCGCCGAGCGCGGGCTCAGCCAGGAGGAGTTGGCCCAGCGGATCAACTACTCCGGCTCGCTGGTCGGCATGGTCGAGATCGGCCGGCGTACGCCCTCGCTCGACTTCGTCCGCCGGGCGGACGAGGCACTCGACAGCGGCGGCCTGCTCGGGCGGATCCTGCCGCTGGTCAGCCTGGAGACCGCGCCGGCCTGGTGCCGGCCGTGGGTGGCCGTCGAGCAGGAGGCGGCCACGCTGTGGTGGTTCGAGATCTCGGTCCTGCCCGGCCTCCTCCAGACCGAGGCGTACGCCCGCGCGGTCCTCGGCGGCGGTGGGCTTCACCCTTCGGAGCAGATTGAGCAGCGGGTGTCCGCCCGACTCCAGCGGCAACAGATCCTCGATCGCGCCCAGCCACCGCAACTGGTCGTGGTTCTCGACGAGGGCATCCTGCGTCGACCGGTGGCCGACCAGTTCGGGGTGATGCGCGAGCAGCTCGACCATCTGATCTCACTGGCGACACGTCCGCACGTGCACCTGCATGTCGTTCCGGCAGAGGTCGGCGTCTACCCAGGCCTTGCCGGGCCGTTCATCCTGGCCGGCTACGCCGACGGGGGTTGGGTGGCGCATCTCGACAGCCCGCTGCGCGCCCAGGTGCTGGACCGCGCCGAGGAGATTGCCAGCCTGCACCGCAGGTGGGAAAGTGTCCGCTCGGAGGCGCTGTCCCGACGGCAGTCGCTGGTGCTGATGCAGGAAGTGGCGAAGACATGGAGCTGA